A genomic region of Metopolophium dirhodum isolate CAU chromosome 1, ASM1992520v1, whole genome shotgun sequence contains the following coding sequences:
- the LOC132934506 gene encoding uncharacterized protein LOC132934506, which produces MDPSLHLYLLCKIKVAIQKEDTNMRLAIPAECKLNVTLRFLATGDSFSSLQYLFRIPKNTISTFIPEVFDAIYNALFDFLKVPNSVEECKEIEKGFNEKWNFPGCIGAIDGKHVAIHAPMFSGSEYYNYKNAFSLILMAVVDANYCFRFIDIGA; this is translated from the exons ATGGATCCAAGTCTACATTTATATTTGCTCTGTAAAATAAAAGTAGCGATTCAAAAAGAAGACACCAATATGAGATTGGCGATTCCAGCAGAATGTAAACTTAATGTCACCTTAAGATTCTTAGCGACCGGTGATTCATTCTCcagtttacaatatttatttagaataccAAAAAACACTATAAGTACATTTATTCCTGAGGTATTCGATGCGATTTACAATGCTTTATTTGACTTTTTAAAG GTGCCAAACTCCGTAGAAGAGTGTAAAGAAATCGAAAAAGGTTTTAATGAAAAGTGGAATTTCCCAGGATGCATTGGAGCAATTGACGGCAAGCATGTGGCTATTCATGCTCCAATGTTTAGTGGAAgtgagtattataattataaaaatgcattcaGTTTAATACTTATGGCTGTAGTTGATGCCAATTATTGCTTCCGTTTCATTGATATTGGAGCTTAA